The following coding sequences are from one Triticum aestivum cultivar Chinese Spring chromosome 5A, IWGSC CS RefSeq v2.1, whole genome shotgun sequence window:
- the LOC123107021 gene encoding uncharacterized protein gives MVDAPDGGARANGEATSSHSSSGEEDTPPVVHCGIVNDGQPLPRRPLDDATRVRERWWPRQTTEDAARRLVAWTRDGGSVRALLVVSVGSMASVPLTVLLIFTFLLAAATTTAIITSIVMSLAAAGGFMSVLFAFAAAMYIGAVSVAIIVISATTVATVVAITIASGWVAFFWILWFSAKRCMGLA, from the exons ATGGTCGACGCTCCGGACGGCGGCGCGCGCGCCAACGGCGAGGCCACCTCCTCCCACTCATCTTCCGGAGAGGAGGACACTCCCCCGGTCGTGCACTGCGGCATCGTCAACGATGGCCAGCCGCTGCCCCGACGCCCCCTGGACGACGCGACGCGCGTCCGTGAGAGATGGTGGCCGCGCCAGACGACGGAGGACGCCGCGCGCCGCCTGGTGGCGTGGACAAGGGACGGCGGCTCCGTCCGCGCGCTGCTCGTCGTGTCG GTTGGATCCATGGCCTCCGTGCCGCTGACTGTCCTCCTAATCTTCACATTCCTCctcgcggcggcgacgacgaccgcCATCATCACTTCGATCGTAATGTCCCTGGCTGCCGCCGGAGGATTCATGTCTGTGCTGTTCGCTTTCGCGGCGGCGATGTACATCGGGGCAGTGTCAGTCGCCATCATTGTTATTTCAGCAACGACCGTGGCAACAGTCGTTGCCATCACGATTGCCAGTG GTTGGGTCGCGTTCTTCTGGATTCTTTGGTTTTCTGCTAAGAGATGCATGGGCCTTGCTTAG
- the LOC123103674 gene encoding annexin D5 yields MAMVERGHPKQLDLVHRSPLPEKTSKKERKPESASPSVCNSIHLLPYQPYRIQSNRIAGGGSAHRTRSAMASLTLPPAPPNPRQDAIDLHKAFKGFGCDTTTVSNILAHRDSMQRGYIQQEYKTMYSEELSRRISSELSGNHKKALSLWILDPAGRDATVLKEALSAESLDLKAATDIICSRTPSQLQIMKQTYYAKFGTYLEHDISQQTSGDHQKILLAYVGIPRYEGPEVDPTIVTHDAKDLYKAGEKKLGTDEKTFIRIFTERSWAHMAAVASAYHHMYDRSLQKVVKNETSGNFEVALLTILRCAENPAKYFAKVLRKSMKGLGTDDKTLVRVVVTRTEIDMQYIKAEYYKKYKKPLADAIHSETSGGYRTFLLSLVGSH; encoded by the exons ATGGCGATGGTTGAGCGGGGCCATCCAAAACAGCTAGACCTGGTCCACCGCTCCCCACTTCCGGAGAAGACttctaaaaaagaaagaaaacctgAAAGCGCGTCACCGTCCGTTTGCAATTCCATTCATTTGCTCCCGTATCAACCATATCGAATCCAATCCAATCGAATCGCCGGAGGCGGAAGCGCGCATCGAACTCGGTCGGCAATGGCGAGCCTCACCTTGCCGCCGGCGCCCCCTAACCCCCGCCAGGACGCCATCGACCTCCACAAGGCCTTCAAAG GGTTTGGCTGTGATACTACAACAGTTTCAAATATACTTGCTCACCGTGACTCAATGCAACGTGGATACATTCAACAGGAATACAAAACTATGTATTCTGAGGAACTTTCACGTCGTATATCGTCTGAACTCAGTGGAAACCACAAG AAAGCACTGTCGCTCTGGATTCTTGATCCTGCTGGACGTGATGCGACTGTTCTGAAAGAAGCTCTAAGTGCTGAAAGTCTTGATCTGAAAGCAGCTACTGATATAATTTGTTCCAGGACACCATCACAGCTGCAAATAATGAAACAGACATATTATGCAAAGTTTGGTACTTATCTTGAGCATGACATTAGTCAGCAAACATCCGGCGATCATCAGAAG ATCTTACTAGCCTATGTTGGCATTCCACGCTACGAAGGCCCGGAGGTTGATCCCACTATAGTGACACATGATGCGAAGGACCTCTACAAAGCTGGTGAGAAAAAGCTGGGCACAGATGAGAAAACCTTCATCCGCATCTTCACTGAACGCAGCTGGGCACACATGGCAGCTGTTGCTTCTGCTTACCATCACATGTATGATCGGTCGTTACAGAAG GTTGTGAAGAATGAAACATCTGGAAACTTTGAAGTTGCTCTGTTAACTATCCTCAGATGTGCTGAGAATCCAGCGAAGTATTTTGCTAAG GTGTTGAGGAAGTCCATGAAAGGTCTAGGTACTGATGACAAGACACTTGTAAGGGTTGTGGTGACAAGGACTGAGATTGATATGCAGTATATCAAGGCAGAATATTACAAGAAATACAAAAAGCCGTTAGCTGATGCTATCCATTCCGAAACATCAGGCGGTTATCGGACGTTCCTGCTTTCTCTTGTTGGTAGCCATTAG